One Klebsiella electrica genomic window, CTCACTGAAGCTGGAAGGCCGCTTCACGCCAGAGAGCATCGCCCGCCTGCGGGCGCTGGGTCATGACGTGGAAGTGCTGGCCGATTATAGCGAAGCGATGGGTCACGCCGGCGCCATCGTCCGCCATCCCAACGGGCTGTTTGAAGGGGCGGCCGATCCGCGCAGCAACGGCTCCGCCGCCGGTTATTAGGAGACGAAGATGAAGCATAACGTAAATGACTGGCACGCTTATCTGGCGCAAATGGAACACCTGCTGGCGCTGGAGCTGGACGACACCCGGCGCAGCGAACTTCAGCTCCAGTTCGCGCGCATTGCCGCCATGGCTGAGCCGCTGATGGCCTTTGCGCTCGATGAACGCCTGGAGATTGCCGGAGTATACAAAGCATGACGCTGACTGAGATGACGATTGCTGATATTCAGCGCGCGCTGGCCGACGGCGAGCTGAGCGC contains:
- the hpxX gene encoding oxalurate catabolism protein HpxX, with product MKHNVNDWHAYLAQMEHLLALELDDTRRSELQLQFARIAAMAEPLMAFALDERLEIAGVYKA